Below is a window of Staphylococcus succinus DNA.
TTCAAATAATTGTGAAAATGCTGTAAATGTTTCGTGGCGTTTCTTAAACTCTTGAAAGAAATAGATGATACTCATTATAAGAAGCAATAGACCAACTAACATTGGAAAATACATTGGACTATTAGGATCGCCAATGTTCGATTTGGGTATATTAAGAGTTAATACTAAATAAATTACACCAAATAATATTAATAATATTGGAAAGACAAGTCGTGACATATACACTCCCCCTTATTTCAGACCTGAATCTTTGACTAGTTTTTTATATTTCTTACGTTGTTCTTTTAAAAATTTTTCACTCTCTTCACTATCTTTATAAAAATTTTCCCAATCATTATTCTTTCTTATTTCTTGCCATCTATCTGATTTCACTACATCTTGCATCGTTTTATCCCAATAGGCAATTTGTTCTGGTGACATGTCTTTCGGTCCCATCACGCCGCGCCAATGTGGAAATACAACATCAACGCCCTGTTCTTTCCAAGTAGGTACATCTTTAATACCTTCAACAGGCTTATCAGAAGTAACTGCTAACATTTTCAATTTCCCAGTTTGGTGTTGTTCTTTTACTTCAGATACAGCAGTAGAAGCAACGTCAACATGTCCTCCTAATAAAGATGTTTGTAAATCTCCTCCACTTTTATATACCAGGAAATCTATCTTATCTACATCAACACCATATTCCTTTGCTGCTTGAACAAATGCAAGATGATCATTATTCCCTAAACCTGGTGCGACGCCTATCGTTAAAGATTCAGGATCGTCTTTTAATTTTTCCATTACTTCCTTACCAGAATTTAAATTTGAATGATTTGATGCTGTTAAACTAATCCACTCCGTTGCTAAGATAGCAATGGGCGTGAAATCATCAGTACTTAAATCACTTAATCCTAATTCATGGTTAGATAATAATAAACTTGAATTAATAGCAATAGTATTAGGCGAACGTGAATTTAAATATTGCCATCCTACTTCTCCACCACCTCCAGGTTTGTTTATTACATTAACGTTTTGCTTAGTTAAATGCTCATCAATCATAATTTTTTGAACTGCACGCGCTGTAGTATCCCAACCGCCTCCTGGAGAAGCTGGTGCAACAATTTCTACTGTTTCATTAGGAAATTGTTTATTTGACGCGCTCGAATCTTTTTCTTTACCACAGCTTGCTAGTACAATTGAAAAAATGATTATTAAAATCCCCCATCTTTTCATCTTATTCCCCCTATTTGAAATCGCTTACAAACTATTTTAATATTAACAGAATATTCTGATTAAATAAATCATAAATTATATTGCAAAAATGTTATATCAATCAGATATCTTATTATTGTAAGAAAATATGCTTACTAATTCGTAGATGTTCTAATAATGGATTCACCTTAAATTCAGGTATTATTCTCTACAGAACGGCACCTTACTCTCTTTATAACTTTCATTCACATCATGTCACCTCTACAGTTGCTTATTTTACTTAATGTCTTATTAGTAAATACAATAAAGTCATATCAAAAACCCCTCACTACCATAAATAATGAGGGGATTGATATAAATCTTATTCGTTTTTCATCTTGTCTTTCTTTGTCTTTTACACATAAATGAGATGAGAGTTGTCATGATAGCCACTGCGATTAAAATATATAAAGTAACCATACTAGGCCCTGTAACTTTAAAGCCCAATTCAGAACTTCCATTAGGCTCTATATTCATATAAAAATGAAGAGCCATTATGATTAGGATACCTATAGTAACAAAAATTCCTATCATATCATTTACTAATTTGACATAGCGTTTGGTTTTTTCACTTAACATATACGCACTCCTTGATTTAAATTCTCTTAACAATACAAACTATCATTAAAACTATAACGGACAATGTTAACATCACATAAATGAAGAATTCTAATTTATTAATTCAGTTTGCTTCATATTCCATACAACGTCTTTCGAGTAAAATACATTCATTGATTTACTTGTTTTCTTCCAAGGAGCTATAACTATCCCGCTTTTTCTTGTTTTTTACTTTAATCAAAATAGGATAAAAAAGTAATAAAAAAACTACTAATATTTTAGCTGACATATATAAACACCTCCGACTTTGTTTAGTTATTTTTTGTCCGTTTCATTATGCTTTTTAGGAGCGATAACATCTCTTACAATAAGTACTCCAAAAAACAAGACTGAATAAATCACTGATCCAAGCACATTAATATCAATAATCCATATGAGTGATATATAACAAAAAGAGATGATTGCTAATAAAATATTAAAAACAAGTCTTAATTTCGCTCTATTCATATGTTATCAACCTTTCTAAAAAACACTCTCTTAGTAGCATAAGAGAGCGTTTAGTTATACTAGATATTGTAATAAAACTTAGACATTTTTCTTTTTGAAAACAAAGATCACTAAAGCTAAGAAGATAATAATATAAACGCTATTACCGATAAATAGCTCATGTAATTCTAGCTTAGTTAGTGCCTTAAATACTTCATTATCTGTAATTTGGGAACTCAAATTCAACATATTAATCGGTAACCATTTTAACCATTCCCATTGATCAATCAATGCGAACAAGATGCCTGAAACGATAGAAATTGCAAAATAGAAAATAATACCTATCGCTATAGAAACACCTGGACTCTTGAATATACAAGAGATAAGCAGCGTTAAACTTAATAATAACCACATGCCGACATAATTACTTAATGCAGTTAACAACATATCTTGTAAAAGTGAAAGATGATCACCCGATTGTTTTAAAATATTTACATCAGAGAAGAATGTTAAGTTAAGAATTAAACTAATCACAATACTAATCACAAATATGATGAGTGAATAAATAACTAATGAGATAATCTTACTTATAATAATGCTTGTTCTAGAATAGTTTCTGTATAATAAATTTTTAATCGTTCCATAATGGAATTCCATCGTTATAATCGTACTAGCCTGAATAATCATAAGGAAGAAAATCCATGAAAATGCACTATAACCTTGTTTAAATAATGCTTTAGATCCCATGATATCAGGATATTTTTTACTTAATATCGCTAACCCAATCATTAAAATAAAAATAAGAATGGGAATAATAATAGACGATTTTTTCTTGAACATTTTGAATAATTCTTGTTTTATAAGTGTTGTCATTATTACGCTTCCTCCTTACCTTCAATAATATTAAGGAGTACATTCTCTAGGTCGCTTTCACCTGTTTGATGCAATTGCTCCATAGTTGTTTCTCTTACGATTTCGCCCTTATCAATAATGAGAAGTGAATCTGTTACTTTGACAAGCTCACTTAGTATATGACTAGATATAAGGAAGGTAACGCCTTGTTCACGCAAGCTAATGATGGCTTCCCTCACATCTTTAACTGCTCTTGGATCTAGACCATTCATCGGTTCATCTAAAATGACGAGTTTAGGATGATTTAAGAAAGCGAGCGCTATGCCTAATTTTTGTTTCATACCTAAAGAATAAGTTTTGGCCTTGCTATGTATAAAGTCTTCCATTTTTAATTGCTCAATAATAAGATCGATATGCTTATTATCTGCGTCTTCATCGATTAATTTCATGTTTTCATAACCAGTTAAAAAAGGATAAAGACCAGGCGCTTCAATTAATGCACCTATATCATTATGTGTTGTGCTAATATTTTTTTTGAAAGTACCCGATTGATAGTTAGAAAGTCCTAAAATAACTTTCATCAGCGTAGTTTTACCAGCACCATTGCCTCCAACTAAACCTATAATATGGCCTTCTTCAAGCGAAAACGTGATATCTTTCAAAACATGTTTCCGTTTAATTTTCTTATTAATATTTTCCATGGATAAAATTTCCAATTTGCATCCTCCTAATTTTCGACACAAAATTTAGTTTAACAAAATTATTATGTTATTGAAATACTATTGTGATAATAATAGTATTTTTTATGTTTTATTGTATTGACAGGTAATACATGATTGAATATATAATTAATATGCTATATGCTCGATAAAAATTATATTGTGGTGAGGAGTTTGAACTATGAAATTGATAAAATACACATCAGTTATTGCGTTAGCTTTATTATTAACTGCCTGTAGTCATGGAGAATCTGAAAACAAAGGGTCAGACCAAAAAGCGAAAGCAACAGAAATTCCCAAAGAGGTGTTTTCTAGTCAAAAAAAGAATGAAAATATTAGTGTAAATGAAATGGACTCAAGCATTAAAAAGTATTTAAATACATTTGATGCACTAGATGATAATACTTCAAAAATTCGAAGTAACGCTGAATTAAATGAAACAGATCAAATGAAATTAAATAAGCTGACAAAACTGACAAATAAGAATGATGGCAATTTCAAACAGTTTATAGAAAGCAATAAACTGCCGAAGGAATATAAAAAGGGAAGTTTAAAAGTAAGTACATATGTAACTTCTGCGAATGAATTCATAAATCAGTTGAACGATAAAGTGGATGAAACAATGGAAGATTCTAATTCTGATAACAAAAAATTAAAAAATGTTAAAGCAATACATAAAATCAATGATAAATACAAAGCGCATGTGAACGGTAATAAACAGCAAGAAGTTGAACAATTTTTAGATAAGCATGAGATTAATACAACAGCATTTGAATAAACTAGAAAAAGAGGCACAATGACTTATTGTGCCTCTTTTTCTAGTTTATTCAATTAAGTTGCTCTTTCCATGAAGGGATTACTTTTCATTATAAATTTTTCTGTTCAAATTCACTGTGTCTTCATGAGTGAAATCAGGGGAAAAGTTTTCTATAATTTTATCTCTTAGTGTTGGAGCCTTTGCCTTGTTAGCTTTTTCCAATGCGAGAGCTAATTCCGCTTTCGTTAATTCTGTACAATACGCAGGCGTGCCTGGTTGGTGTTTCCATGAATCTGTTAATTCCCCATTGTCTACTACATCAAAGCCTATTTCATTTATTAAAGTAGCTACTTTTTCTTTTGCTGAACTATGATTTCCTGAGATAGCCATTGCAATACGATTTTTAGATTCTTGAGAAGCACCTTTATTTTCTAACGTATATGCGAGTAAATTGTTAAATGCTTTAACTACTTCTCGACCTATTTGCTGTGATACCCAGACGCTTTCAGGAGTTCCATGTTCAATAGCTTCGATTTGATTATCTCGAAATGGATAATAATTAGCAGTATCGACCACAATAACATCTTTAGAAACAAGTGCTATGATGTTATTAATGTCTGGAATAATATTTGTAGGAATCGAAAGAATTAAAATGTCTATATCTGTTATCACGTTTTCTATATCTACAGCCTGTCCACTGAATGTTTTGTTATTTAAATGTTCTATGCTACGTACATCTGCAATTTTTACTGTATGTCCGTTATCAACAAATTTATTAGATAGTGTTGATCCTATTGGACCAGCTCCGATAATACCGACTTTCATATTTATATCATCCTTATAATTTAGACTTAATTAGATTTGTGTACTGCTTTGTTGGTAATGATATACCCTATATATTTATTTTAAAAGTAGGCAATAAAAATAGCACAAGTACTAAAATTAGTACTTATGCTACTTAACAATGTTCTACAATTATTTATAGAAAGTATTAAAGCTATTCTTTATTACTTTTAGGTTGTTCACCGTGATATTTTCCGAAGGTTTCCATCATATCAATAATAGGTAAAAGGTCATTGCCTTTTTCTGTTAACCCATAAATAACTTTAGGTGGTACTTCTGGATATACTGTTCGACTGATGATACCATCATATTCAACCTATGCTCAATGTTATAGCTGGAATTGGTGAACTATTGTGAACTTTTAAATGTATAAATCACTAATAGCGTATAGGACTACATTTCCAGATAATGTTACTTTACTATTTTCAAATGGAGTATATAATTTACCTCCACGCGAAGAAGCTTGATATGCTATGATACTATCTTTATTTAACTTTTCTGCCCAGTAAGGAACAATATGGCAATGACCTGATCCACATACAGGGTCTTCATCTACGTTTAATTTTGGAGCAAAAGTTCTTGAAACACAGTCTACATCAGAACCCTGTGCTGTTACTTGTAAAAGCAAACCGTCTAGTTCTTTTACTTTATCCATATCAGGATCCAAATCAATAACTTGTTGTTCACTTTCTAAAATACATAATAAATCTCTACCCAAATATACTTCTTTAGGCTTTATTCCTATAGCTTGAGTAAGCTTATTTTCAATTTCAACTGGTTTTAAATCATACGCTGGAAAAACCATTTCAAATAACCCATTCTTTTTAGTGACGATTAAGTCACCACTAAGTGTTGAAAAAGTAACATTTTCTTTTGTTGTATCAATGTAATTTATTAAAACAAAAGCGGTTGCCAATGTGGCATGTCCGCACAACTCAATTTCTCCACCAGGGGTAAACCAACGTAATTTTTTAAAACAATCTGCTTTAGAAATAAAAGCTGTTTCTGAAAGATTATTTTCTTTGGCAATATTTAATAATAGCAAGTCATCTGGCCACTTTTCTAAAATACATACCGCCGCAGGATTGCCTTCAAAATTTTTGTCTGCAAATGTATCCACAATATACTGTTTCATTTTCCCCAATCCTAAAATTTGTTATATTAATTCTTAATATTTCTAATGCCCTTTTTAATGTTTCTATACACTTCGTATCTACTAAAGTCTACATGTTTCACAATTGATTCATTCGTAAACTTTAGGCTGTTATTTGAATATTTAAGTTCCTTTTTCTTATTTTTTAATAATGAAAATTTCTACCTTTCTCATTACTAGTCCTTCAGTCTTCAGACATTTTTTATACCCTTCACTTCATAAGTTGTCTAAAAGATATGGGCTTTCCTACAATTCTACAACTATCATTACGTCACTAATTATCATCAAACATATTAAAAGAGACTCCTCATTAAAAGAAGAGTCTCTTAATCTTTTCAGCATAAATTCAAACATTATTATCATATTCTATTCGTCAAATATAATTCAAGCACGCAATATCTATCATCCCATCAAAAAGTTAAAAATATAAGTCATTATATTTCGTTATGACTCATTAATTTCTTTATATACTTCTCTAGCTCACTTGCACCTGCTTCATCATAAATCTTAGTGATTTCACTTCCTATACCTACTGCGTAACTACCAGCTGCCAGCCATTCCTCGCTATTATTTATACCAATGCCACCTGTTGGGATAAACTCCAATTGAGGTAATGGACCTTTAAAATCTTGAATTGCCTTTGAATTAAATTGATTAGCAGGAAATAGTTTAATAATATTGCATCCAAATCGACTTGCATGAATCATTTCGGTTACCGTCATACATCCTGGAATATAAGGTATATCATACGTATTAGCGAATTGGGCTGAGGCTTTATCAAACCCTGGACTCACTATAAACCTTGCACCCGCTTCTATAGATGCTTGCGCCGATGCTTTATCTAAGACTGTCCCAGCGCCAATGATTGCATCTTGATAGTGATGAGATAATTCTTTAATAATCTCAGTGGCATTTGGCGTTGTTAAGGTGACCTCAATCGTCTTTAGTCCATTATCCAATAGTACGTGTGCAATATTAATAAACTTTTGTTTATTATTTGTTCTAATAACAGCAATAAACCGATTGTCTTTCACTTCTGCTAATACATGTAACGATTTCACTTTAAATCACCTTCTTTTACTATATTCCACACTATTTAAATACTTCATTCTACATTTGTGTGCTGCGCATTGGCACTTTGATTTGACGTATTATCACGTTCGGCTAATTTTTGATTTAATACATCCAAGCTAATATGCACTGTTTGGTCAAATAACGAAGATAGCAATTGTGTCGACTCCACTCCCGTGTTCATTTTTGTGGCTCCGGGTACGATAATCGATTTATCAGCAACTTGTGCCAATTTAGAGTTAGCATCACTTGTTAACGCAATAACATGGACCCCTAATTTCTTTACCTTTTCTGTTTGTGTTACTATGCTTTCAGTGGTTCCTGACCCTGATATTGCAACCCAGACGTCATCTTTTTGAACTGAAGGGGTGATTGTCTCTCCAACTACATAACTTTGATAGCCAATGTGCATTAACCTCATTGCAAAACCTTTGCCTTGAAAGCCACTTCGTCCCGCTCCCACGACAAATATTCTTTTGTCTTTAGTTAAAACTGTTGCTACATCATCAATTTCTTGTTCATCTACTAAGTGCATCACTTCTTGAATTTCATTTAAAATGATTTCTATTGTATTCATACTTTTAGTACCTCCATAAATTTTTTAGCGGTGTCTATAGGACTTTCAGAATTCGTAATTTTAGAACCTACAACAACAGTTTCAACGATACCTTGAGCTGCTAACGCTTGCGTTGCATTGTAATCTACACCTCCAGCAATTGCCAGATGCTGTATATGTCCATATAATTGCTTAAAATCCATAATTTCACTAACTGCTTGATTACTTTGCTGTTTATCTACTGAACTGTGTAACAAGTATATTGCTTGTGGGAAATCAGTGATACTTGCTATATAAGTAGGATCTAAATTAAGCAAATCAATCATCATTGTGCTACCCTGTTGTTGTGTCACTTCATAACATGCTAACAGCGTTTCATAACTTGCCGCACCCATAACCGTTACAATATCCGCGCCATATTTAAAAGCTTGATTAAATTCATATGTCCCTTCATCAATTGTTTTACTATCTACGAGTATTTGACTACCTGTTACAACTTCTTTAATTTTTTCTATAGCAACATTGCCATAATCTTTAATCAATGATGTACCAATTTCAATAATGTCAACATGTCCATTAAGCGCTCTCGCAAGCCCTACTGCTTCTTCTAATGCGATCCGATCTATTGCCACTTGTAATTTCATTTTAAAGCTCCTTCAATACAAGATCTAAACCTTTTTTAGTGGGGTAACCATCATTATCACCTGCTGATTGGACAGCAAGCGCACCTATGATGTTTCCTCTTTGTACTGCTTCTTCTATACTAATTTTTTCCAACAATCCTGTAATAATTCCTACTGCAAAGCCGTCCCCTGCGCCCACAGTATCAATAACTTGTTCTACCTTCTGTCCTGCTATTTTCTTACCACTTTTTGTGCCTTTTTCTTTTAAATACGCCCCATCTTTTCCTAGTTTCACAATAACTGTACTTGTTTTGTCACTTTGGTTTAAATAAAAATCCGCAATGACTTCAGGGTCATCACTACCAATCAGTACCTTTCCTTCATTGATACCTGGCAAAATAATATCTGCATGCTTGGCTAAATCATTAATAGTCTCACACATTTGCTTTTCAGAGTCCCACAATTGAGGGCGTAAATTAGGATCAAATGTTGATGTTATTTTATTTTGATCTAAAAGTTCAATCAGCAGTCTAAACGTAGATAATGCTTCTGATGAAATAGCTGGAAAGATACCAGATAAATGTACATGTTCTATATCTGTCCAATCGATGGTGTTTAATATTGCTTTATCAAAATGTGCTGCAGCAGATCCTTTTCTAAAGTAATGTATATCTGGATCTCCCTTACTCACACGATTTTTTAATTGGTACGCTGTCCAATAATCATCTGTACTTTCAATGTAATTCGTTCCAATGTTATTTTTTTTTAATGATTTAGCAATAAATTTACCGAAAGGGTCATTGCCAAGTCGTGTAATATATTGCGTACTATGTCCTAGACGTGATACGCCAACTGCAACGTTAACTTCTGCACCTGCCAAATATTTCGTGAATGTTGTAGCATCTTCTAAACTTTTATCCATATCATCTGCACCAAATAATGCGATGGGTTCACCAATTGTAATAAATTTGCTCATGTGTCATCTCTCCTCATAATATAAAGTACGCTAAGAACAAGTTAATTGCCGTTGCTATCCATATCCAAGGTAAACCTGTAATTAGAAACGTTTTCGTATCTAATTCATTGTATTGAACCGCCCAAAGATTCCACGATTGTGTAATACAAGCTGAAATACCGACCATGGAAGGTACAACGAGTAATCCATATAAAAAATACTGATCAAATAAACCCGTACTAACAAAAATACTTGCAGTAGCAGCACCCGCGCCATACAAGAATAGCGGCCCTCTAAAATATGCTAATGGTGCTAGGAAAATCATAATTATTGTTAACAATAATGTATTATTGGGAATGATTGATTTAAATACATCATTGAAATCTGCCATTGCATGAACCGCAGAGGCTTGGAACATATTTAACACAAATAGCATAATAATTAATCCTGCAATATCACTAATTGCGTTATATGCTGTATTGTTAATCATTTTAATTAAACCTGTATAAGTGCGCATGTTACCTGTAACTAACAAGGCAATTAATATTGAAATAAACAACGCGGGAATTGCGTCCCAACCTAAAGTAATATTTAAAGCTACTGGTAATATCGGAAGTAAGTATGTCCATGGTGACACTTCTTTCACTTCAGAGGATTCGTCTTCTGAAATAACTAACTTAGATTTACCATCTTGAATTTTCTTGCGATTAAATAAGATAAATATAATGGTAATAGCCATTTGTACAAGCATCGCTATAAAACCAAATTTTTGATATCTCCATCCCCATTCTATTTTTGGAAAAAAGACTTGGAATTGCACAAACAAAACATTGTTTATATACATCGCTGCACCAATCGACAAAGTAAACACTAAAACCGCTATATGTTTAGGTACGCCAATTGAATACATGATTGGAAAAATAATAACACCAATAGCTATAGCTGAACCAACACCATAAGAACTCGAAAAAATTAAAGCAAGTACACAGGATATAAGTATTGTCGCTACTACAGGATATCTATTACCAACTGTTTGTGTACGTCTACTAATACTCCCAGCTATACCTGTATCAACTAATACACGTCCAAACCATGACCCAAATATAATATTCACAATTGTACTCCCATATTTAAGAACAGGTTCTGTATATATTTCTTTTATAGCAACGTTTAATGGCACAAGGCCGATAATTGTCCAAAATATAGCCATAACCAAAAATCCTAAGGTTAATTTCCCGCCACGCATAACAAAAATTACAAATAATACAAACGTTATTAATAATAATATGCCAGTGATTGCTGCACCCATATCCCCACCACCTAGTATTTATTTAACTCACTTAATATTCTTTGATATGTTGATATATTTCTTTTTTTCTTTTCTTCATAAAAAAATGAATTTTCAAGATTGTTGAAATCTAACGCCACATAGTATGCAGTGAGATACGCTGCCAATGCTTCTTTTGCTGATTTTTCGATATCTTCAGAATTACTCACTTTTCTCTGAATAGATTCCATAAATTTATAAGCAAATTTTTCTGCATCTACGTTTGTTTTCTTAATTTCCATATCCAAACACCTCGATTAACTGTTTATCTGTTAAAATTTCTACTTTTTGGTTCGAAGGATATTCCAATGCAACCGGTACATCTTTAGGTAAACGTGACAGTACTTGTTTCCAATCGATATCGCCCCGATCTAATGATGTTGCAACTAATTTATCATGCACTTGTGACACATTCTTTAAATGGATATAGCTAATATAAGGTTTCAAAACTTCTG
It encodes the following:
- a CDS encoding NADPH-dependent F420 reductase — encoded protein: MKVGIIGAGPIGSTLSNKFVDNGHTVKIADVRSIEHLNNKTFSGQAVDIENVITDIDILILSIPTNIIPDINNIIALVSKDVIVVDTANYYPFRDNQIEAIEHGTPESVWVSQQIGREVVKAFNNLLAYTLENKGASQESKNRIAMAISGNHSSAKEKVATLINEIGFDVVDNGELTDSWKHQPGTPAYCTELTKAELALALEKANKAKAPTLRDKIIENFSPDFTHEDTVNLNRKIYNEK
- a CDS encoding ABC transporter ATP-binding protein, whose translation is MEILSMENINKKIKRKHVLKDITFSLEEGHIIGLVGGNGAGKTTLMKVILGLSNYQSGTFKKNISTTHNDIGALIEAPGLYPFLTGYENMKLIDEDADNKHIDLIIEQLKMEDFIHSKAKTYSLGMKQKLGIALAFLNHPKLVILDEPMNGLDPRAVKDVREAIISLREQGVTFLISSHILSELVKVTDSLLIIDKGEIVRETTMEQLHQTGESDLENVLLNIIEGKEEA
- a CDS encoding gluconate:proton symporter, coding for MGAAITGILLLITFVLFVIFVMRGGKLTLGFLVMAIFWTIIGLVPLNVAIKEIYTEPVLKYGSTIVNIIFGSWFGRVLVDTGIAGSISRRTQTVGNRYPVVATILISCVLALIFSSSYGVGSAIAIGVIIFPIMYSIGVPKHIAVLVFTLSIGAAMYINNVLFVQFQVFFPKIEWGWRYQKFGFIAMLVQMAITIIFILFNRKKIQDGKSKLVISEDESSEVKEVSPWTYLLPILPVALNITLGWDAIPALFISILIALLVTGNMRTYTGLIKMINNTAYNAISDIAGLIIMLFVLNMFQASAVHAMADFNDVFKSIIPNNTLLLTIIMIFLAPLAYFRGPLFLYGAGAATASIFVSTGLFDQYFLYGLLVVPSMVGISACITQSWNLWAVQYNELDTKTFLITGLPWIWIATAINLFLAYFIL
- a CDS encoding orotidine 5'-phosphate decarboxylase / HUMPS family protein, which gives rise to MKLQVAIDRIALEEAVGLARALNGHVDIIEIGTSLIKDYGNVAIEKIKEVVTGSQILVDSKTIDEGTYEFNQAFKYGADIVTVMGAASYETLLACYEVTQQQGSTMMIDLLNLDPTYIASITDFPQAIYLLHSSVDKQQSNQAVSEIMDFKQLYGHIQHLAIAGGVDYNATQALAAQGIVETVVVGSKITNSESPIDTAKKFMEVLKV
- a CDS encoding sugar kinase — protein: MSKFITIGEPIALFGADDMDKSLEDATTFTKYLAGAEVNVAVGVSRLGHSTQYITRLGNDPFGKFIAKSLKKNNIGTNYIESTDDYWTAYQLKNRVSKGDPDIHYFRKGSAAAHFDKAILNTIDWTDIEHVHLSGIFPAISSEALSTFRLLIELLDQNKITSTFDPNLRPQLWDSEKQMCETINDLAKHADIILPGINEGKVLIGSDDPEVIADFYLNQSDKTSTVIVKLGKDGAYLKEKGTKSGKKIAGQKVEQVIDTVGAGDGFAVGIITGLLEKISIEEAVQRGNIIGALAVQSAGDNDGYPTKKGLDLVLKEL
- the eda gene encoding bifunctional 4-hydroxy-2-oxoglutarate aldolase/2-dehydro-3-deoxy-phosphogluconate aldolase, which translates into the protein MKSLHVLAEVKDNRFIAVIRTNNKQKFINIAHVLLDNGLKTIEVTLTTPNATEIIKELSHHYQDAIIGAGTVLDKASAQASIEAGARFIVSPGFDKASAQFANTYDIPYIPGCMTVTEMIHASRFGCNIIKLFPANQFNSKAIQDFKGPLPQLEFIPTGGIGINNSEEWLAAGSYAVGIGSEITKIYDEAGASELEKYIKKLMSHNEI
- a CDS encoding winged helix-turn-helix transcriptional regulator, producing MISRTVYPEVPPKVIYGLTEKGNDLLPIIDMMETFGKYHGEQPKSNKE
- a CDS encoding NDxxF motif lipoprotein, coding for MKLIKYTSVIALALLLTACSHGESENKGSDQKAKATEIPKEVFSSQKKNENISVNEMDSSIKKYLNTFDALDDNTSKIRSNAELNETDQMKLNKLTKLTNKNDGNFKQFIESNKLPKEYKKGSLKVSTYVTSANEFINQLNDKVDETMEDSNSDNKKLKNVKAIHKINDKYKAHVNGNKQQEVEQFLDKHEINTTAFE
- a CDS encoding PhzF family phenazine biosynthesis protein, which gives rise to MKQYIVDTFADKNFEGNPAAVCILEKWPDDLLLLNIAKENNLSETAFISKADCFKKLRWFTPGGEIELCGHATLATAFVLINYIDTTKENVTFSTLSGDLIVTKKNGLFEMVFPAYDLKPVEIENKLTQAIGIKPKEVYLGRDLLCILESEQQVIDLDPDMDKVKELDGLLLQVTAQGSDVDCVSRTFAPKLNVDEDPVCGSGHCHIVPYWAEKLNKDSIIAYQASSRGGKLYTPFENSKVTLSGNVVLYAISDLYI
- a CDS encoding ABC transporter permease — its product is MTTLIKQELFKMFKKKSSIIIPILIFILMIGLAILSKKYPDIMGSKALFKQGYSAFSWIFFLMIIQASTIITMEFHYGTIKNLLYRNYSRTSIIISKIISLVIYSLIIFVISIVISLILNLTFFSDVNILKQSGDHLSLLQDMLLTALSNYVGMWLLLSLTLLISCIFKSPGVSIAIGIIFYFAISIVSGILFALIDQWEWLKWLPINMLNLSSQITDNEVFKALTKLELHELFIGNSVYIIIFLALVIFVFKKKNV
- a CDS encoding tripartite tricarboxylate transporter substrate binding protein, which encodes MKRWGILIIIFSIVLASCGKEKDSSASNKQFPNETVEIVAPASPGGGWDTTARAVQKIMIDEHLTKQNVNVINKPGGGGEVGWQYLNSRSPNTIAINSSLLLSNHELGLSDLSTDDFTPIAILATEWISLTASNHSNLNSGKEVMEKLKDDPESLTIGVAPGLGNNDHLAFVQAAKEYGVDVDKIDFLVYKSGGDLQTSLLGGHVDVASTAVSEVKEQHQTGKLKMLAVTSDKPVEGIKDVPTWKEQGVDVVFPHWRGVMGPKDMSPEQIAYWDKTMQDVVKSDRWQEIRKNNDWENFYKDSEESEKFLKEQRKKYKKLVKDSGLK
- the hxlB gene encoding 6-phospho-3-hexuloisomerase; its protein translation is MNTIEIILNEIQEVMHLVDEQEIDDVATVLTKDKRIFVVGAGRSGFQGKGFAMRLMHIGYQSYVVGETITPSVQKDDVWVAISGSGTTESIVTQTEKVKKLGVHVIALTSDANSKLAQVADKSIIVPGATKMNTGVESTQLLSSLFDQTVHISLDVLNQKLAERDNTSNQSANAQHTNVE